One genomic segment of Osmia bicornis bicornis chromosome 16, iOsmBic2.1, whole genome shotgun sequence includes these proteins:
- the LOC114880221 gene encoding uncharacterized protein LOC114880221 isoform X2: protein MVESTDICVLQWAGHARYITEKFSELLARQALVDVTLICEEQKLRVHKLVLASNSTYFEEILQQDLGQEPIIFLKDLNFEILKAMVEFMYCGETTVPYRLLSSLLTATKTFKVKELTNVVNAMMTSHVENFEANIHMDKKVIESKIIRNKYNGSDYVHVKCNELEKDECFLVSNESNSDVNLSENSPLENNAVTDPPEEELEHMLYEESQDFETNADQSNKLFSMTGSKLEENKNSTLSVNCKSKEVLNGYSDDRMINSNTLCTNDALKPILYEQCCDLSDIDDCEENSMSLSQSCLQQIEKDFAQYKFEATDVPSKIGKCVKVYTHKRRKSIDEIKTKFTDVNNIIQSPSSTDCIDLLDEPSTNDIPVTLLTSLDMESAEYIISLNTENIQSIVGATLTEQHTLNTGKKIGQIIEYNSQKDSTNKKDVNLENTENSICTKPILRRSLRLNQQETEESTSNNETVKDSNGREKQVKKTSTSNGTELCMKKKRKVKETDRKVPEQTGNNLIQSAKKPFNSRKNTTKLIVKKSNKSACTISNKEKDQQTVKIPNRLKCDISEATEVNSIFTLPKLNTIEHINRALWGDMSDVSDDSENRMNSLEFTPNTEIPFAVGLLPLRTALEKMQATPDYQPRKTRSSVAPLRQDSFLKRKNFTHFGKPTDSKKQNVCTNEPKENAKTVYHIQIRTAPSQYIRNRKKYIAACVETIQPSAIMNK, encoded by the exons ATGGTTGAAAGTACTGACATTTGTGTCCTACAATGGGCTGGTCATGCAAGATACATTACAGAAAAATTTAGCGAATTGTTAGCACGCCAAGCACTTGTTGATGTTACCCTCATCTGTGAAGAACAAAAACTCCGCGTTCACAAACTGGTTTTAGCATCGAATAGTACATACTTTGAG GAGATTCTGCAGCAAGATTTGGGTCAGGAaccaattatatttttaaaagaccTAAACTTTGAGATTTTGAAGGCCATGGTCGAATTTATGTATTGTGGAGAAACTACTGTTCCTTATCGATTGCTGTCATCTTTATTAACTGCCACAAAGACTTTTAAG GTTAAAGAATTAACGAATGTGGTCAATGCCATGATGACTTCCCAtgtagaaaattttgaagCTAATATACATATGGATAAGAAAGTTATTGAATCAAAGattataagaaataaatataatggTTCAGATTACGTACACGTAAAGTGCAATGAACTTGAGAAAGATGAGTGCTTTTTAGTTTCTAACGAGAGCAATAGTGATGTGAACCTAAGTGAAAATTCACCTTTGGAGAATAATGCGGTCACTGATCCTCCTGAAGAGGAGTTAGAGCATATGTTGTATGAAGAATCGCAAGATTTTGAAACTAATGCGGATCaaagtaataaattattttcaatgacAGGTTCTAAACTAGAGgagaataaaaattcaactTTATCTGTAAATTGTAAAAGCAAAGAAGTATTGAATGGGTACTCTGATGATAGAATGATAAATAGTAATACATTATGTACAAATGATGCATTAAAACCTATATTATATGAACAATGCTGTGATCTTTCAGATATTGATGACTGCGAAGAAAATTCTATGTCACTATCACAATCTTGCCTGcaacaaattgaaaaagaCTTTGCACAATATAAGTTCGAAGCCACCGATGTTCCTAGTAAAATAGGAAAATGTGTTAAAGTTTACACTCATAAAAGACGTAAATCTATAGACGAAATAAAAACTAAATTTACAGATGTAAATAACATAATTCAAAGTCCATCATCCACTGATTGTATAGACTTATTAGACGAACCGTCCACTAATGATATACCAGTTACACTTTTAACCTCGTTAGATATGGAAAGTGCTGAGTATATTATAAGCTTAAATACTGAAAATATTCAGTCCATAGTTGGAGCTACCCTAACCGAACAACATACACTAAACACAGGTAAGAAAATCGGGCAAATTATTGAATACAATTCACAGAAAGATAGTACTAATAAAAAAGATGTAAATCTTGAAAATACTGAAAATTCTATTTGCACCAAACCAATATTACGAAGAAGTTTGCGATTAAATCAACAGGAAACAGAAGAGAGTACGAGcaataatgaaactgttaaAGACTCGAATGGAAGAGAGAAACAAGTTAAAAAAACCAGTACCTCGAACGGTACAGAATTGTGTATGAAAAAAAAGCGTAAAGTGAAAGAGACAGACCGTAAAGTTCCAGAGCAAACTggtaataatttaatacagTCCGCTAAAAAGCCTTTTAATTCTCGCAAAAATActacaaaattaattgtaaagaAGAGCAATAAATCTGCGTGTACGATATCTAACAAGGAAAAGGATCAACAAACGGTTAAAATACCAAATAGATTGAAATGTGACATATCAGAAGCAACTGAAGTGAATTCTATTTTTACGTTGccaaaattaaatacaatagaACATATAAATCGAGCTCTCTGGGGCGATATGTCGGATGTTTCAGATGATTCTGAGAATCGGATGAATTCATTGGAGTTTACACCGAATACAGAAATTCCGTTCGCTGTTGGATTACTTCCTTTACGTACTGCTTTGGAAAAAATGCAAGCAACGCCGGATTATCAGCCTCGTAAAACCCGTTCGTCGGTGGCTCCGCTAAGGCAAGATAGTTttcttaaaagaaaaaattttacaCATTTCGGTAAACCTACTGATTCTAAAAAGCAAAACGTTTGTACTAATGAGCCGAAGGAAAATGCGAAAACAGTTTATCATATTCAAATAAGAACAGCTCCATCGCAATATATAAGAAATCGTAAGAAATATATTGCAGCGTGTGTTGAAACAATACAACCATCGGCtattatgaataaataa
- the LOC114880221 gene encoding uncharacterized protein LOC114880221 isoform X1 yields MVESTDICVLQWAGHARYITEKFSELLARQALVDVTLICEEQKLRVHKLVLASNSTYFEHLKKPCLMDILFTTCEEHLFNVKEILQQDLGQEPIIFLKDLNFEILKAMVEFMYCGETTVPYRLLSSLLTATKTFKVKELTNVVNAMMTSHVENFEANIHMDKKVIESKIIRNKYNGSDYVHVKCNELEKDECFLVSNESNSDVNLSENSPLENNAVTDPPEEELEHMLYEESQDFETNADQSNKLFSMTGSKLEENKNSTLSVNCKSKEVLNGYSDDRMINSNTLCTNDALKPILYEQCCDLSDIDDCEENSMSLSQSCLQQIEKDFAQYKFEATDVPSKIGKCVKVYTHKRRKSIDEIKTKFTDVNNIIQSPSSTDCIDLLDEPSTNDIPVTLLTSLDMESAEYIISLNTENIQSIVGATLTEQHTLNTGKKIGQIIEYNSQKDSTNKKDVNLENTENSICTKPILRRSLRLNQQETEESTSNNETVKDSNGREKQVKKTSTSNGTELCMKKKRKVKETDRKVPEQTGNNLIQSAKKPFNSRKNTTKLIVKKSNKSACTISNKEKDQQTVKIPNRLKCDISEATEVNSIFTLPKLNTIEHINRALWGDMSDVSDDSENRMNSLEFTPNTEIPFAVGLLPLRTALEKMQATPDYQPRKTRSSVAPLRQDSFLKRKNFTHFGKPTDSKKQNVCTNEPKENAKTVYHIQIRTAPSQYIRNRKKYIAACVETIQPSAIMNK; encoded by the exons ATGGTTGAAAGTACTGACATTTGTGTCCTACAATGGGCTGGTCATGCAAGATACATTACAGAAAAATTTAGCGAATTGTTAGCACGCCAAGCACTTGTTGATGTTACCCTCATCTGTGAAGAACAAAAACTCCGCGTTCACAAACTGGTTTTAGCATCGAATAGTACATACTTTGAG CATTTGAAGAAACCATGTTTGATGGACATACTTTTTACAACTTGTGAAGAACACCTATTCAATGTAAAG GAGATTCTGCAGCAAGATTTGGGTCAGGAaccaattatatttttaaaagaccTAAACTTTGAGATTTTGAAGGCCATGGTCGAATTTATGTATTGTGGAGAAACTACTGTTCCTTATCGATTGCTGTCATCTTTATTAACTGCCACAAAGACTTTTAAG GTTAAAGAATTAACGAATGTGGTCAATGCCATGATGACTTCCCAtgtagaaaattttgaagCTAATATACATATGGATAAGAAAGTTATTGAATCAAAGattataagaaataaatataatggTTCAGATTACGTACACGTAAAGTGCAATGAACTTGAGAAAGATGAGTGCTTTTTAGTTTCTAACGAGAGCAATAGTGATGTGAACCTAAGTGAAAATTCACCTTTGGAGAATAATGCGGTCACTGATCCTCCTGAAGAGGAGTTAGAGCATATGTTGTATGAAGAATCGCAAGATTTTGAAACTAATGCGGATCaaagtaataaattattttcaatgacAGGTTCTAAACTAGAGgagaataaaaattcaactTTATCTGTAAATTGTAAAAGCAAAGAAGTATTGAATGGGTACTCTGATGATAGAATGATAAATAGTAATACATTATGTACAAATGATGCATTAAAACCTATATTATATGAACAATGCTGTGATCTTTCAGATATTGATGACTGCGAAGAAAATTCTATGTCACTATCACAATCTTGCCTGcaacaaattgaaaaagaCTTTGCACAATATAAGTTCGAAGCCACCGATGTTCCTAGTAAAATAGGAAAATGTGTTAAAGTTTACACTCATAAAAGACGTAAATCTATAGACGAAATAAAAACTAAATTTACAGATGTAAATAACATAATTCAAAGTCCATCATCCACTGATTGTATAGACTTATTAGACGAACCGTCCACTAATGATATACCAGTTACACTTTTAACCTCGTTAGATATGGAAAGTGCTGAGTATATTATAAGCTTAAATACTGAAAATATTCAGTCCATAGTTGGAGCTACCCTAACCGAACAACATACACTAAACACAGGTAAGAAAATCGGGCAAATTATTGAATACAATTCACAGAAAGATAGTACTAATAAAAAAGATGTAAATCTTGAAAATACTGAAAATTCTATTTGCACCAAACCAATATTACGAAGAAGTTTGCGATTAAATCAACAGGAAACAGAAGAGAGTACGAGcaataatgaaactgttaaAGACTCGAATGGAAGAGAGAAACAAGTTAAAAAAACCAGTACCTCGAACGGTACAGAATTGTGTATGAAAAAAAAGCGTAAAGTGAAAGAGACAGACCGTAAAGTTCCAGAGCAAACTggtaataatttaatacagTCCGCTAAAAAGCCTTTTAATTCTCGCAAAAATActacaaaattaattgtaaagaAGAGCAATAAATCTGCGTGTACGATATCTAACAAGGAAAAGGATCAACAAACGGTTAAAATACCAAATAGATTGAAATGTGACATATCAGAAGCAACTGAAGTGAATTCTATTTTTACGTTGccaaaattaaatacaatagaACATATAAATCGAGCTCTCTGGGGCGATATGTCGGATGTTTCAGATGATTCTGAGAATCGGATGAATTCATTGGAGTTTACACCGAATACAGAAATTCCGTTCGCTGTTGGATTACTTCCTTTACGTACTGCTTTGGAAAAAATGCAAGCAACGCCGGATTATCAGCCTCGTAAAACCCGTTCGTCGGTGGCTCCGCTAAGGCAAGATAGTTttcttaaaagaaaaaattttacaCATTTCGGTAAACCTACTGATTCTAAAAAGCAAAACGTTTGTACTAATGAGCCGAAGGAAAATGCGAAAACAGTTTATCATATTCAAATAAGAACAGCTCCATCGCAATATATAAGAAATCGTAAGAAATATATTGCAGCGTGTGTTGAAACAATACAACCATCGGCtattatgaataaataa
- the LOC114880221 gene encoding uncharacterized protein LOC114880221 isoform X3, translated as MDILFTTCEEHLFNVKEILQQDLGQEPIIFLKDLNFEILKAMVEFMYCGETTVPYRLLSSLLTATKTFKVKELTNVVNAMMTSHVENFEANIHMDKKVIESKIIRNKYNGSDYVHVKCNELEKDECFLVSNESNSDVNLSENSPLENNAVTDPPEEELEHMLYEESQDFETNADQSNKLFSMTGSKLEENKNSTLSVNCKSKEVLNGYSDDRMINSNTLCTNDALKPILYEQCCDLSDIDDCEENSMSLSQSCLQQIEKDFAQYKFEATDVPSKIGKCVKVYTHKRRKSIDEIKTKFTDVNNIIQSPSSTDCIDLLDEPSTNDIPVTLLTSLDMESAEYIISLNTENIQSIVGATLTEQHTLNTGKKIGQIIEYNSQKDSTNKKDVNLENTENSICTKPILRRSLRLNQQETEESTSNNETVKDSNGREKQVKKTSTSNGTELCMKKKRKVKETDRKVPEQTGNNLIQSAKKPFNSRKNTTKLIVKKSNKSACTISNKEKDQQTVKIPNRLKCDISEATEVNSIFTLPKLNTIEHINRALWGDMSDVSDDSENRMNSLEFTPNTEIPFAVGLLPLRTALEKMQATPDYQPRKTRSSVAPLRQDSFLKRKNFTHFGKPTDSKKQNVCTNEPKENAKTVYHIQIRTAPSQYIRNRKKYIAACVETIQPSAIMNK; from the exons ATGGACATACTTTTTACAACTTGTGAAGAACACCTATTCAATGTAAAG GAGATTCTGCAGCAAGATTTGGGTCAGGAaccaattatatttttaaaagaccTAAACTTTGAGATTTTGAAGGCCATGGTCGAATTTATGTATTGTGGAGAAACTACTGTTCCTTATCGATTGCTGTCATCTTTATTAACTGCCACAAAGACTTTTAAG GTTAAAGAATTAACGAATGTGGTCAATGCCATGATGACTTCCCAtgtagaaaattttgaagCTAATATACATATGGATAAGAAAGTTATTGAATCAAAGattataagaaataaatataatggTTCAGATTACGTACACGTAAAGTGCAATGAACTTGAGAAAGATGAGTGCTTTTTAGTTTCTAACGAGAGCAATAGTGATGTGAACCTAAGTGAAAATTCACCTTTGGAGAATAATGCGGTCACTGATCCTCCTGAAGAGGAGTTAGAGCATATGTTGTATGAAGAATCGCAAGATTTTGAAACTAATGCGGATCaaagtaataaattattttcaatgacAGGTTCTAAACTAGAGgagaataaaaattcaactTTATCTGTAAATTGTAAAAGCAAAGAAGTATTGAATGGGTACTCTGATGATAGAATGATAAATAGTAATACATTATGTACAAATGATGCATTAAAACCTATATTATATGAACAATGCTGTGATCTTTCAGATATTGATGACTGCGAAGAAAATTCTATGTCACTATCACAATCTTGCCTGcaacaaattgaaaaagaCTTTGCACAATATAAGTTCGAAGCCACCGATGTTCCTAGTAAAATAGGAAAATGTGTTAAAGTTTACACTCATAAAAGACGTAAATCTATAGACGAAATAAAAACTAAATTTACAGATGTAAATAACATAATTCAAAGTCCATCATCCACTGATTGTATAGACTTATTAGACGAACCGTCCACTAATGATATACCAGTTACACTTTTAACCTCGTTAGATATGGAAAGTGCTGAGTATATTATAAGCTTAAATACTGAAAATATTCAGTCCATAGTTGGAGCTACCCTAACCGAACAACATACACTAAACACAGGTAAGAAAATCGGGCAAATTATTGAATACAATTCACAGAAAGATAGTACTAATAAAAAAGATGTAAATCTTGAAAATACTGAAAATTCTATTTGCACCAAACCAATATTACGAAGAAGTTTGCGATTAAATCAACAGGAAACAGAAGAGAGTACGAGcaataatgaaactgttaaAGACTCGAATGGAAGAGAGAAACAAGTTAAAAAAACCAGTACCTCGAACGGTACAGAATTGTGTATGAAAAAAAAGCGTAAAGTGAAAGAGACAGACCGTAAAGTTCCAGAGCAAACTggtaataatttaatacagTCCGCTAAAAAGCCTTTTAATTCTCGCAAAAATActacaaaattaattgtaaagaAGAGCAATAAATCTGCGTGTACGATATCTAACAAGGAAAAGGATCAACAAACGGTTAAAATACCAAATAGATTGAAATGTGACATATCAGAAGCAACTGAAGTGAATTCTATTTTTACGTTGccaaaattaaatacaatagaACATATAAATCGAGCTCTCTGGGGCGATATGTCGGATGTTTCAGATGATTCTGAGAATCGGATGAATTCATTGGAGTTTACACCGAATACAGAAATTCCGTTCGCTGTTGGATTACTTCCTTTACGTACTGCTTTGGAAAAAATGCAAGCAACGCCGGATTATCAGCCTCGTAAAACCCGTTCGTCGGTGGCTCCGCTAAGGCAAGATAGTTttcttaaaagaaaaaattttacaCATTTCGGTAAACCTACTGATTCTAAAAAGCAAAACGTTTGTACTAATGAGCCGAAGGAAAATGCGAAAACAGTTTATCATATTCAAATAAGAACAGCTCCATCGCAATATATAAGAAATCGTAAGAAATATATTGCAGCGTGTGTTGAAACAATACAACCATCGGCtattatgaataaataa